The nucleotide sequence GGAACAAATAGTAGTAGTGGCGAAATTTATAAAGGAGAAAGAAAAAGAGGATACGAAATTGCTTTGGAGTTTATGAAAAATGGTTTAGATTTATCTCCTCTTCTTACCCATACTTTTTCTCTAAAAGACTACAAAAAAGCTATAGAAATGAATTTTCAAAAAAGCAAATATGGATTAATAAAATCTGCTTTTATATTTGATTAACTTCAAATTTAAACTTTAATTTCCCTTCTTCTATAAATTTCACAAAATAATAAAAGGGATTTTCTAAAATTTCTTCTTCGTAAAAACAATAGATATTAGTACCATGATTAGGAACAGAAAAAACTGCTAATTTATATTCTGAGTTCTGTTGCTTTTTTTCTACAGCATAAAAAATTGCATATCTACTCATAGCATGCATTAAATCAACTCCACATCCTACAGGAGGATATTTCTCTAAATCTTGTGGGATCTCTAAAATTAAAGAAGAATCAAAATATTCTAATCCTCTATGAAGATGAATTATACCAATAATTGGCGGGATTTTAGAAGAAATTTCTTTAAAAGGTAATGTAAACTCTTCTGCCTCTACCGATGGTCCCTTTAAATCTATATTTTCTATTTTAAAAACTTCTACCTTTCCATTAGAAGTAGGAAAGATGGGAACTAAATCAGAAAAATTAAGGTTTGATTTATCCACATTATATTTTCCCGAAGCAGTTACAATAAATAAATCCAAAAAAGGTTCATATGCCATAAAAGCTCCTTCTGCCTGTCTTGAGTATGATAATATAGCAGAAATAAATCTTCCTAATCTTTCATCTCGCACAAGAGAATTTATCCTTACAGGAGGAGAAAGAAGCTGTACTTCTCCTAAATACTTACCGAGGTTTATTACTGAGTTTACTACAGGAGAATTTACCCATCTTTCATGAGAAATTACTATATCTTCTCTTCTTATATATCCACCTACCTCCTTACATGAGCCAAAAATTCTTAATCTTTTTCCTAATTCTTTTATATCTTTTAATATGGGACAGCCTCCTTCCATTGTAGAAAGAATAAAACCAAAGACTTGAAGCTCATTTTTTGAGAATTTATAGGGAATAATAATATTTTTAAAAGCGCCAATTTTAGCCATGAGCATTCTAAAAAGAGATACTTTTCGATGATAAGGTAAGTTTAATATAAAATCATTTTCATCTCTAATAAATATAACATTTATAAAATTAGGATGAGGAGATGGGGATATTTTTAAAAGATCTCTTCCTACAGAAATTCCTAGGGGAGGATAAACTTCAGGAAGTTTTTCTCTTAAAGTTTGGTAGAATACTTCATCTTCATCATTTGAAGAAATTAAAATCTCTTTAGAAATTTCCCCTAATAATACAGGATTTAAAATAACTCCAAAGGGTATATCAAAACCATTTTTAAATTCTAAAGAGTTTTCCTTATAGATATAAACTTTACTTTCATATTCATGAAAATATTCAGAAAGAGTTAAATAAAATTCTTTAAAATAATTTTTTATATAGGATATTTCATTTTCATCTACCCCTTTAGATATGATGTTAATTTCAGGATAAATAACAAGACTTGGTCTTCTATCCCACCAATTGTTTCTATTCATCTTTTCTCCTCTCCCTATGTTTTTTCAATAATTGAAGGTTTAACTTCTAACTCTTTTTCAAGATTTTTTATAAAATTCCTTATTTTAAATCTTTCTTCCCTCTCTATCTTTCCATCAGAAGTTATAATTATTTGAGATCCTTCTGAGATTTCCCTAATCATAAAAGGAGATATAATTACAGATTTTACTCTTTCTTCTTCCTTTTTATACTCTATCTTAGAAATCTTCAGAGATACTACTCCTTCTAATACACTAACAATAGTCCTTCCATCTTCCTTAACCTCAACTACCCAAGAAGTACCTCTTACTCCTGCTACTACTAAAGATGCTTGAACTTCTATTCTCTCCCCTATATTTAAGACTCTTTCTACTGATACCCATAATTTTCCTATTAACAATTTAAAAATAGAACATTCCTTTTCTTTGTCTTTTAGCAACTTCACGATATCTACCTGAGAATTAGGAAAAACTCTTAAGACTGATTTGTCCGAAAAAGTTAAAACTGCAAAGGAATTTTCTTTGACCCAAAGTCTATCTCCTTCATAGAGAGTCATACTAAGTTTTGCTGGAATAAAAGTCTCACCTTTTTCTCTTTTTACAAGTACATTTCCTTTTAGAGAAGTTATAACAGCATAACCTCTTGCCTGAGAATAAATAGGAAATATAAAAAAGAGAAAAAATAATATAATAAATAAAATTAAACTTCTTCTCATTTTTACTCCCTAATTTTTTTTTAATATTATTTTACACTATCCTGACAATTTCTCAAAGTTAATGTATAATTCAGAATAATATGATGTCTCTTTTAGTATTAGCTATAGCGCCAGGAATAGCGTTAGCATGGTATGTTTATAATAAAGATAGGTTGGAGAGAGAACCTTTAAGACTCCTTATCTTATCTTTCACTCTTGGGGTATTAGTAGTTTTTCCAGCAGGATTAATTGAGTTAATAATTGAATTTTTGACAATATTTAACAAAAAGAATTTAATTTCTCTTGCCTTGTATTGTTTTTTTGGGATAGGGTTAATAGAAGAAGGGGCAAAGTTTTTAGTAATATATAAATATATATATCCCCGAGAAGAATTTAATACTCCCTTTGATGGAATAGTATACTCCAGTATGGTGGGCTTGGGTTTTGCTACTATCGAAAATATAGGATATGTAATAATGGGAGGAATAGAAACTGCAATCTTTAGAGCCCTTTTAGCTGTTCCTGCCCATTTTCTTTTTTCGCTAATAATGGGATACTCCTTAGGATTAGCAAAATTCACTTATAATTTTCCAACGCACATTTTAAATGCTCTGCTGTATCCCTCAATTATTCATGCACTCTATGATTTTCTTATCCTTTCACAGATATGGTGGCTTACCATTCTTATAATACCCTTAGTATATATTCTTCTCAGAAAATACTGGAAACAAAGCAAAAAGCTATTATAAGGAGGCGGGAGATGATAAAAAGCATCTGGTTTGATCTTGATGGAACCCTTCTTTACAATGATATAGAAACTTTTTCTAAAGAATATTTTAAACTTTTATCTCAAAAAATTTCCTATTTAGAAAGGGAAGAATCTTTTTTAGAAAAACTTCAAAGAGCAATTTATAAGATGATGCAAAATAGAGGACCTAAAACCAATGAACAAGTTTTTTGGGATTCTCTTCTTCCTTTAACAAATTTAAAAAAAGAGGTACTTTATGAATTTTTTAATAGTTTTTATAAAGAGGATTTTCCGAAATTAAAAATCTTTACAAAACCTCATCCTTATGCCAGAAAAGTAATAGAATTAGCCTTTAATTTAGGATTGAAGGTTGTTATTGCTACAAATGCTGTCTTTCCTTTAATCGCAATTAAAGAAAGACTCTCATGGGCTGGAATAGATGATTTTCCTTATTTTCTGATAACTTCTATGGAAATCATGCATTCTTGTAAGCCCTTTTTAGAATATTATAAAGAGATATTAGAAATTGTAGATGAAGAGCCTGAGAATTGTATAATGGTAGGAAATGATATTGAAGAAGATATGGTGGCAAGAAAAATCTTAGTAAATACTTATCTTGTTAATGGAAAATTTTCAAGATCTGATCTTATAAATAAAGAAGCTCCAGATTTTATAGGTCCCTTAGAGGAATTGTTAAATCTTCTACCCTTACTATCCAAAAGATAAATTATAGTTTATAATTAGATTAAACTTCTTTGTGGAGGTGATACGGTGGCAAATAAAATTTTAATTATTATCATTGGATTAGCATGTTTTGTTTTAGGAATTTGGGGAATAGTCTCGTGGTGGAGCTATTTTATTAAAGCACTTATGGCAGCAGTTCCAGCTTTTTTAATTTTATTAGGAGTTATTTTAATAATCTTTGGATACTCAGAGTTAAAAAGCTTATTAGAAGAAAGAAAGGAAAAAAAGGAAGAAACAACTTAGAATTTTGTGGGGGAGATTTCTCTCCCCCTTTTATTTATTCAAACAATATTTTCATACTCTCTTCATGATCTAAATCCATTACATAAGGAATTCCAGTAACCTTTGCAGCTTCCTCTGTTAAAGCTACTAAATCATCCCTTGAGATATATTCTAATTTAAACTTTCTTGCTCCAGCCATAAATTGTTTCAACCCCACAGCCAATCTATCAAAATATCCATAAACTCCTAAAGCAGAAGGAGGGATCTTTTTCCATTCTTCATTTCCATATATTTTCTTAATCTCTGCAACAGCTGTAAAAATCTCTTCTATATCGTTTCCATAGTTTTTATAATCAGCAGGAATTTTTCCTGTTTTTATCATTTCTCCAATAGTTTTCCCTACCATTGCAGCAGTAAGAGTTGCTCTTCCCATAGCCACCAATTTTACATATGGTGCTCCTAAAGCTAAACCTTTGAATATATGGTCTTCCATAGTAAACCCACCTGCTATCGCTATATTAGGTACATATTTACCTTTTTCTGCAAGAAGTTTTGCATATTTATAGGCTAAAGACTCTAGATAAACAGTAGGAATTCCCCATTCATTCATCATTCTCCATGGACTCATTCCTGTCCCGCCACCTGCTCCATCAATTATTAAAAGATCTATTTTACCTTCTGATGCAGCTCTTAATGCCAATGCTAAATCCTTTGGTCTATAAGCTCCTGTTTTAAGAGAAATATATTTTGCTCCAGCTTTTCTCAGCTCTTCAACTCTTTTTAAAAACCCCTCAATGGATGCCATTCCAAGACGGGAATGTCTCTCAAACTCTTTAATTCCACCTTTTTTAGCTATATCTTGAATTACAGGATCATCAGGATCAGGATGAACAATATATCCTCTATCTTTTAATTGCTTTGCTCTTTCCAAAGAAGGAACCTTAATTTCTCCTCCAATATCCTTTGCTCCTTGTCCCCATTTGATCTCAACAAATTGAATTCCTAATTTTTCAATTACATATTCCAAGGTACCCAATCTACTATCTTCCACATTTTCTTGAACAATTATTCCTCCATATCCATCTCTCTGCCATTCTTTAAATAATCTTACTCTTCTTTCCATTTCAGGGGATTTTACAATTTTTCCATTTTTAAATTCCGCTTGAGGATCTACACCACATACATTTTCACCAATACCTACCATAGTTCCAAAAATAGCAGATCCCACAGCAACTCCTTCCCAGTTATCTCTTGCAATAAAGGTCGAACCTAACCCTGTTGTAAACCAGGGAGCTCTCAGTTTTATATCTCCAATTTTTGTTTCAATATCTACTGCTGGAAAAGTTGCTTTATCTGGATCAGGCTCTACTCCCAGAGCTCCAACACAAGTTCCATTAATGTTTAAGTGAGAGAAATCCACAGGATAATCCTTTTGAGAGCCCGAAGTTACCTTTCCAAAAGGTTGAGGATAAATAAACTCCCTTCCTCTTATTGCAGATTTTGCAATTTCACAATAACCAATACATCCATCTAGACAAGTGACACACATTCCACTAAAAGGAGAGTAATCTTTTAGACGAAGTCTTGTGTTGGTAGCTTCCGAGAAATTAGGTTTTGAAAAGGACATTCACAACCACCTCCATGAGAAATATTTAGACTCAATTTTAGATAAAACTAAATTTAAAGTCAATAGGTAATTGATTGCCGTAGATATATCATAGATATTTTAAAAATAATTTGACAAAGAGAGAATAGACTAAATAAAATATCTTCATGAGGAAAATAAAAATTGGCTTAGTATTGGGAAGTGGTGGAGCAAAAGGACTTTCTCATATAGGTGTTCTTAAGATATTAGAAAGGGAAAATATAAAAATTGACTGTATTTCAGGAAGTAGTATTGGGGCCATAATTGGAGGCTTTTATGCAAAAGGTTATTCTTCAAAAGATTTAGAAGATATAGCTTTAAGTATATCTAAAAAAGATATTTATGAATTCATAGATTTTTCTCCATCCCTTCAGGGAATTATTAAAGGAGATAAAATTTTAAATTTTTTAAGAAATTTCTTAGGAGATATTGAATTCTCTCAATTAAAAGTTCCATTCTTAGCTGTAGCTGTCGATTTAATAACAGGAGAAAAAATAGTATTTACTAAAGGAAAAGTAATTTCTGCAATAAGAGGAAGTATTTCTATCCCTGTTATATTTCAGCCTTATCCTTTTGATAATAAACTCTTAATAGATGGCGGAGTATTATCCCCCCTACCCGTAGAAGAATTAAAAGAATTTCAAAAACCTGATATAATAATAGGAATAAACCTACAAAGTCCTCCTAACTGGAGTCCAAAAGGGAGAAATATTTTCCAAGAGATTCCTATGGAACCAAAAGGTTTTTCAGAAAAAGTGATCTACAAAATAACTCAAACAGAAATATTTAAAGAAATACAAAAAAGAGTAAATCCATTATTTAATCCCTCTTTACTAGAGGTATTAATGCAAACAATTAACATAATGAATTGGGAAATAGC is from Dictyoglomus sp. and encodes:
- a CDS encoding FecR family protein gives rise to the protein MRRSLILFIILFFLFFIFPIYSQARGYAVITSLKGNVLVKREKGETFIPAKLSMTLYEGDRLWVKENSFAVLTFSDKSVLRVFPNSQVDIVKLLKDKEKECSIFKLLIGKLWVSVERVLNIGERIEVQASLVVAGVRGTSWVVEVKEDGRTIVSVLEGVVSLKISKIEYKKEEERVKSVIISPFMIREISEGSQIIITSDGKIEREERFKIRNFIKNLEKELEVKPSIIEKT
- a CDS encoding patatin-like phospholipase family protein gives rise to the protein MRKIKIGLVLGSGGAKGLSHIGVLKILERENIKIDCISGSSIGAIIGGFYAKGYSSKDLEDIALSISKKDIYEFIDFSPSLQGIIKGDKILNFLRNFLGDIEFSQLKVPFLAVAVDLITGEKIVFTKGKVISAIRGSISIPVIFQPYPFDNKLLIDGGVLSPLPVEELKEFQKPDIIIGINLQSPPNWSPKGRNIFQEIPMEPKGFSEKVIYKITQTEIFKEIQKRVNPLFNPSLLEVLMQTINIMNWEIALRNIKLADIVINPRVENYRTFDFDKGKELIKIGESSAEKELPKIKELIKKKSKRFLWF
- a CDS encoding FMN-binding glutamate synthase family protein — encoded protein: MSFSKPNFSEATNTRLRLKDYSPFSGMCVTCLDGCIGYCEIAKSAIRGREFIYPQPFGKVTSGSQKDYPVDFSHLNINGTCVGALGVEPDPDKATFPAVDIETKIGDIKLRAPWFTTGLGSTFIARDNWEGVAVGSAIFGTMVGIGENVCGVDPQAEFKNGKIVKSPEMERRVRLFKEWQRDGYGGIIVQENVEDSRLGTLEYVIEKLGIQFVEIKWGQGAKDIGGEIKVPSLERAKQLKDRGYIVHPDPDDPVIQDIAKKGGIKEFERHSRLGMASIEGFLKRVEELRKAGAKYISLKTGAYRPKDLALALRAASEGKIDLLIIDGAGGGTGMSPWRMMNEWGIPTVYLESLAYKYAKLLAEKGKYVPNIAIAGGFTMEDHIFKGLALGAPYVKLVAMGRATLTAAMVGKTIGEMIKTGKIPADYKNYGNDIEEIFTAVAEIKKIYGNEEWKKIPPSALGVYGYFDRLAVGLKQFMAGARKFKLEYISRDDLVALTEEAAKVTGIPYVMDLDHEESMKILFE
- a CDS encoding PrsW family glutamic-type intramembrane protease; translated protein: MSLLVLAIAPGIALAWYVYNKDRLEREPLRLLILSFTLGVLVVFPAGLIELIIEFLTIFNKKNLISLALYCFFGIGLIEEGAKFLVIYKYIYPREEFNTPFDGIVYSSMVGLGFATIENIGYVIMGGIETAIFRALLAVPAHFLFSLIMGYSLGLAKFTYNFPTHILNALLYPSIIHALYDFLILSQIWWLTILIIPLVYILLRKYWKQSKKLL
- a CDS encoding HAD hydrolase-like protein, with protein sequence MIKSIWFDLDGTLLYNDIETFSKEYFKLLSQKISYLEREESFLEKLQRAIYKMMQNRGPKTNEQVFWDSLLPLTNLKKEVLYEFFNSFYKEDFPKLKIFTKPHPYARKVIELAFNLGLKVVIATNAVFPLIAIKERLSWAGIDDFPYFLITSMEIMHSCKPFLEYYKEILEIVDEEPENCIMVGNDIEEDMVARKILVNTYLVNGKFSRSDLINKEAPDFIGPLEELLNLLPLLSKR